The following are encoded together in the Fundulus heteroclitus isolate FHET01 unplaced genomic scaffold, MU-UCD_Fhet_4.1 scaffold_43, whole genome shotgun sequence genome:
- the LOC118560421 gene encoding uncharacterized protein LOC118560421 translates to MRASVKFLGHVIDGNGVAVDPSKVEVISKMLTSDLMEDDGCTPSVRRIKSFLGMVFYYQHFLPNCSSLAKPLFALTAGQRRRGKARANAGTYRKLKPDDWTQECDSAFNKLKESLMDCVVLAHPDFSRPLILSIDASLDGLGAVLSQIPEGESKARPIAFASKTLSGSQRRYPAHRLEFLALKWSVCEKFSHWLKGNTFTVWTDNNPLTYIMTKPKLDACEQRWVAKLAPYTFDLKHIPGTKNVVADALSRDPFAKTVGHRLITECYDDLLVESDGVGEQGIQDVFRLKVQCHCVGGAAQFNAAKSHSLHSPGHTAIKAIIDVHDRWNVSTEARAVQLVQTVQQVATTGLEPLPAFSLEELQRNQEQDLSISKILPFVSRKRRPSRREREGFDPGALVLLKQWERLKVLDGVLYRVIKDPLSKQRRHQFVLPKCLEEKALCGVHDLAGHQGQARTIYLARQRFFWPKMEHHIRNYVKCCQRCILAKTPEPSARAPLESIRTSAPMELVCLDFWSAENNRQQSVDVLVVTDHFTKLAHAFPCANQTAKQVARKLWDHVFCVYGFPERIHTDQGANFESELITELLKLSGVSKSHTTAYHPMGNGGTERFNRTLGSMLRSLPLKEKAKWPQQIQALTLAYNATVHETTGYAPFHLMFGRVPRLPVDVMFQQVLHDPVVVDYSSYARTLMSYLKEAACIAQKHTMKEQDKQAREYNKKIKGFQLNKGDRVLLANKGERGKKKLADKWESKVYRVIDKDPKTHIYKLEGEKGETKVVHRNLILDVSFLPVQSADDDRNETMCNFDETGDLSSILGVLGTAEDEDSGDTTNAEIPSETSDISIFVPEQGRPCQEQTAGGSGESLGMGHESLNMHESEIETLDLTECDGLAVTQAESNPRDEPTEAVVTADGGQGSSSDVFGRAGGVRTRVGRVVKKVDRLIESMTQKPFSIGQFTGSVRRRSQSLLTLF, encoded by the coding sequence ATGCGAGCTTCTGTGAAGTTTCTGGGCCACGTCATTGATGGAAATGGTGTGGCTGTGGATCCATCAAAAGTTGAGGTGATATCCAAAATGTTGACGTCCGATTTGATGGAAGATGATGGATGTACACCTTCTGTTCGACGGATTAAATCTTTTCTGGGGATGGTATTCTATTACCAGCACTTCCTCCCCAATTGCTCTTCTTTGGCTAAACCACTCTTTGCTCTTACTGCTGGACAGAGAAGAAGGGGAAAGGCGAGAGCAAATGCGGGGACCTATAGGAAGCTTAAACCAGATGACTGGACACAGGAATGCGACTCAGCTTTTAATAAGCTGAAAGAAAGTCTGATGGACTGTGTGGTTCTTGCTCACCCTGACTTCTCACGTCCTTTAATCTTGTCCATCGATGCTTCCCTAGATGGACTTGGTGCTGTGTTGTCACAGATACCAGAGGGTGAAAGCAAAGCGAGACCCATAGCTTTCGCGAGTAAGACACTAAGTGGATCTCAGAGACGATATCCAGCCCACCGACTTGAATTTCTAGCTTTGAAGTGGAGTGTTTGCGAGAAATTTAGCCATTGGCTAAAGGGCAACACTTTCACAGTATGGACAGATAACAATCCATTAACATATATTATGACAAAGCCAAAGCTTGATGCTTGCGAACAGCGCTGGGTTGCCAAACTTGCTCCATACACGTTCGATTTAAAGCATATCCCAGGCACCAAGAATGTTGTGGCAGACGCTCTCAGCAGAGATCCATTTGCCAAAACAGTTGGTCATAGGCTCATCACTGAGTGTTATGATGATCTTCTTGTTGAGTCTGATGGGGTTGGTGAACAGGGGATTCAAGACGTCTTCCGTCTTAAAGTCCAGTGTCACTGTGTAGGAGGAGCAGCACAATTCAATGCTGCTAAGTCTCACTCACTTCATTCCCCAGGTCATACAGCTATAAAAGCCATCATTGATGTACATGACCGGTGGAATGTGTCTACAGAGGCTAGGGCAGTTCAGTTAGTCCAGACTGTCCAACAGGTTGCCACAACAGGACTGGAGCCATTACCTGCTTTTTCCCTGGAAGAGCTCCAACGCAACCAAGAACAAGACCTCAGTATTTCTAAAATACTGCCGTTTGTGAGCCGGAAAAGAAGGCCATCcagaagagaaagagagggtTTTGACCCTGGAGCTcttgttcttttaaaacaatGGGAGAGACTCAAGGTTCTTGATGGGGTTCTTTACAGAGTAATCAAAGACCCTTTAAGCAAACAAAGGAGACATCAGTTTGTTCTACCCAAATGTCTGGAAGAGAAAGCTTTGTGCGGGGTGCATGACTTAGCTGGCCATCAAGGTCAGGCACGGACAATCTATCTGGCGAGACAGCGCTTCTTCTGGCCAAAGATGGAACATCACATCAGAAACTATGTAAAGTGTTGTCAGAGATGTATACTGGCTAAGACACCAGAGCCTTCAGCCAGAGCCCCACTTGAAAGCATCAGGACATCTGCTCCAATGGAACTGGTGTGTTTGGACTTCTGGAGCGCAGAAAACAACCGACAGCAATCTGTGGATGTTCTTGTGGTCACAGACCACTTTACAAAGTTGGCTCATGCCTTCCCATGTGCAAACCAAACAGCAAAACAAGTTGCAAGGAAGCTATGGGACCATGTCTTCTGTGTGTATGGGTTCCCAGAGAGGATTCACACTGATCAGGGGGCCAACTTTGAGAGTGAGCTTATCACAGAGTTATTAAAGCTGTCTGGCGTATCCAAGTCGCATACCACTGCATATCATCCCATGGGAAATGGTGGGACCGAAAGGTTTAACAGGACTCTGGGGAGTATGCTCCGTTCACTACCTCtcaaagaaaaagccaaatgGCCCCAGCAAATACAGGCATTGACACTCGCATACAATGCGACAGTACATGAGACGACCGGTTATGCTCCTTTTCATCTCATGTTTGGCCGTGTCCCGAGACTACCAGTTGATGTCATGTTTCAACAGGTCCTGCATGATCCAGTGGTGGTTGATTACAGCAGTTATGCCAGGACACTAATGTCCTATTTGAAAGAGGCGGCATGTATTGCTCAAAAACATACCATGAAGGAACAGGATAAGCAGGCCAGGGAATACAACAAAAAGATCAAGGGATTTCAGCTGAACAAAGGAGATAGAGTCCTCCTTGCTAATAAAGGGGAGAGAGGGAAGAAGAAGCTGGCCGACAAGTGGGAGTCAAAAGTCTACAGAGTCATAGACAAGGACCCCAAGACACACATCTACAAGTTGGAGGGTGAAAAAGGGGAAACAAAAGTAGTGCACCGAAACCTCATCTTGGATGTCAGTTTCTTGCCGGTTCAGTCagcagatgatgacaggaacgAGACAATGTGCAATTTTGATGAGACTGGGGACCTGTCTTCTATACTAGGAGTCTTGGGTACAGCGGAGGATGAGGATTCAGGAGACACAACCAATGCAGAGATACCCAGTGAAACGAGCGATATCAGCATTTTTGTTCCAGAGCAAGGGCGGCCGTGCCAAGAACAGACAGCAGGTGGCAGTGGAGAGTCACTGGGCATGGGTCATGAATCCTTGAACATGCATGAATCTGAGATTGAGACTCTTGACCTCACAGAGTGTGATGGTCTAGCTGTGACCCAAGCAGAAAGCAACCCAAGAGATGAACCTACAGAAGCAGTAGTCACAGCTGATGGGGGTCAGGGTTCGAGTAGTGACGTCTTTGGCAGAGCAGGTGGAGTTAGGACACGAGTTGGTAGGGTTGTCAAAAAAGTTGACCGCCTGATAGAGTCTATGACTCAGAAGCCATTTAGTATCGGGCAGTTTACCGGCTCAGTTCGCAGAAGATCACAGTCTCTACTTACACTGTTTTAG